TAAAGACGGGATCATAGCCGAATCCGCCGGTGCCGGATGGCTCAAGTGAAATCCGACCATTCACAATCCCTTCGTAGAGATATACCTCTCCATCCACGATCAAGGCGATCACAGTCCGGAAGCGAGCTGCCCGGTTGGTAACATCTTTCAACTCGGTCAGCACTTTCCGTATGTTGTCCTCCGTACGACAAGCCGGACCAGCATAACGAGCCGACCATACACCGGGTCTGCCTCCAAGGGCTTCCACTTCCAACCCGGTATCATCGGCAAAACAATTCAAGCCGAATTTGTCATAGATGTAACGGGCTTTTTGTGACGCATTGGCTTCGAGCGTTCGCCCGGTTTCCGGGAGTTCTTCGCCTGTTTCGAGATCGCGCAGCGAAATCAGTTGAATGCTCGATGGCAGGAGCGATCGCACCTCCTTGATTTTATTGGAATTCTGAGTGGCAAAGACCAGTTTCATACGCACGTAGGCATCCGGATAAAAGTCGAAATTCGCAATAATTCCGTATCTTTGAAACTATCGGCCCCTTACGGGCGACTTGTCTCAACTCCTTCCATGAAAGTTGCGCTTATTACCGGTATTACTGGGCAAGACGGAGCCTACCTTGCTGAACTTTTGTTGCAAAAGGGCTATATGGTACACGGCATCAAGCGCCGTAGTTCCCTCTTTAATACCGACCGGATCGATCACCTTTACGCGGATCCTCACGAACAGAACGTGAGGTTCAAACTTCATTACGGAGACCTTACCGATAGCACGAACCTGATTCGGATCATCCAGGAAGTGCAACCGGACGAGATCTACAACCTTGGAGCCATGTCTCACGTGATGGTGAGCTTTGAAACTCCTGAATACACCGCGAACGCAGACGGGGTCGGAACGCTTCGGATTTTAGAAGCCATTCGATTACTCGGTTTGACCAGGAAAACGAAGGTCTACCAGGCTTCCACTTCCGAATTGTACGGCCTGGTTCAGGAGATTCCGCAATCGGAGCGTACGCCTTTCTACCCGCGCTCACCCTATGCTGTCGCTAAATTGTATGCCTATTGGATTACGGTCAATTATCGTGAAGCCTATGGCATGTATGCTGTCAACGGAATTCTGTTCAATCATGAATCACCGCTTCGCGGCGAAACCTTCGTCTCGCGAAAGATCACTCGCGGCGTTGCCCGGATCGCACTCGGATTACAACAGCAATTATTTCTCGGGAATCTTGACGCGAAGCGGGATTGGGGACATGCAAAGGACTACGTTGAAGCCATGTGGCTGATGTTGCAACAGGAGCATCCCGAAGATTACGTCATTGCAACAGGTACTACGACACCTGTGCGGGAGTTCTTGAAGCTGGCCTTCGAAGAAGTGGGGATATCGGTTGAATTCACCGGCAGCGGAAGTGAAGAACGCGCCTACGTCACACGCTGCGATCACCCGGAATATCAATTAAAAAAAGGTCAGTTGGTCATGTCGGTCGATCCGCGTTACTTTCGTCCGACCGAGGTTGAATTGCTATTGGGAGATGCGACAAAAGCCCGAAAAAATCTCGGTTGGGTTCCGAAATACGACCTGCGCGGACTCGTGAAAGAAATGATGGCGGCCGATGTTGAGTTATTCAGAAAGGACAAGTACCTGAAAGAAGGCGGGCATAAGGTTTTCAATTATCATGAATAAGCACGACAGGATTTATATCGCCGGTCATAACGGTATGGTCGGCTCCGCCATTGTCCGTGCCTTAGAGGCTTCCGGGTACCGCAACCTCTTGTATCGTAGCTCATCGGAACTTGATTTGCGAGATCAGGCTGCAACGAAAACGTTTTTTGAACAGGAGCGGCCAGACTATGTTTTTCTCGCAGCGGCCAAGGTGGGTGGGATCCACGCCAACAACATCTATCGGGCCGAATTCCTCTACGATAATCTGATGATCGAGGCCAATGTGATCGATGCCGCCTGGAAATTCGGCGTCAAGAAGTTGTTGTTCCTCGGTTCTTCCTGCATCTATCCCAAGAACTCCCCACAACCTCTCAAAGAGGAATACCTGCTTTCGGGCTATCTGGAGCAAACGAACGAACCCTATGCGATCGCCAAGATTGCCGGCATCAAGCTTTGCGAAAGTTATCGTAAACAATATGGCGCGAATTTCATTGCAGCAATGCCGACCAACCTTTACGGCCCCAACGACAACTACGATTTGCAGCAATCCCACGTATTACCCGCGCTGATTCGGAAATTCCACGAAGCGAAAATGCAGCAGGCCGCATCCGTAGAAATCTGGGGTACCGGCACTCCCTTGCGTGAGTTTCTTCACGTCGACGACCTTGCCGCTGCCTGTCTCCAACTGATGGACCATTACGACGAAGCGGGATTTTTAAATGTCGGAAGTGGCGAAGAGGTGAGCATCCGGGACCTGGCGGAACTGATCAGGGACATTACGGGATTTACAGGTGAATTGCGTTTCGACCCATCCCGGCCCGACGGAACTGCAAGAAAACTGATGGATTCGTCCAAGATCCGCTCCTTGGGATGGTCACCCAAAATTTCTTTAAAGAACGGAATTTCAGCCGTTTACAAAGACTATCAAGCCGCATTTACCCCGGCCTGATCTACGAACTTTCCAGCCCCCCATAACGTATAGTGTTGACACTTAATAACGTGTCTACATGAATCGTCTTTTCCTGGCGTTTACGACGTTGCTTGTCCTTCGCACGGCCTCCCCCTTGCTTGGCCAATGTCCGACAGCAAACTTCAATGTTCAAGCGCAGATCTGCGCCGGTGATGCCTTGCAACTCGTCAATAACAGCAGCAATGCAGTCCGTTACGAATGGGATTTTTGCCCGGGTTATTTGGTAAACAGCCCGACGTTGATATCGGACACCACCTTTTCCGCCTCTTATCCGGGCGATATAACCTTTGCCTTGGTGGACGATACGCTGTTCGGATTTCTGAGTGCAATGAACAACCAGGCAATTGTCAGATTCGTCTACGGAAACGGTCCCGAGTCAGCTCCGACCGAGATCACCGACTTGGGAAATCCGGGCGGCTTGCTGACCCAACCGGGAGATCTGGCGCTCTATCAGGAACAGGGAAAGTGGTACGCAATAATTGCTGATTACTCGAATCTGTCGGTGGTCCGGATCGCGTTCGGAGCCAGTCTGTCCAATGCACCGGATTCCGCAACCACCATCCTTCCTTCCGCAGGCAGCCCGCTCACGGCTCCGCGATCCATTCGCCTCGTACAAGATCCGAACGGATCCATCTTCGGGATCGTGTCCAACTTTACCGCCGCGACCATCACCATTCTCGATTTCGGGACATCTATTCTGAACACGCCAACCGTTTCTCAGACTTTGTCGGTGCCGGGTACGACCTTCGTTCTCGACTGTCAACCGATCAGGACCTGTGACCGTTGGATGGTGTTGATCGCCGGCTACACTTCAGGCAAAGTCCTGGTCGGTGATTTCGGTAACTCGTTGAACAATAGCCCGGCCTTTTCAGAAATGAACGTTCTGGGTCAGCCTTCCGACCTTGTGACCTTTCGGGATGGCGATCACTGGCGCATGGTCTATACCAGTTTCTCCGGCAATGAACTGGTCCGATACGATCTGGGTACGGACATTACGCTCCCGACCCCGACACTGCTCGGTGGTGACGGATTCGGCAGTCTATATCCGAAAGGTGTCAGTGCTACACGCATCGGTGATGCCTGGTATCTTTCCGTACTCGATATCGGTAACTCCCGGATACGATTCATGAAAGACAGTCACACCTGCCCTGCCGCCATCTCCACCTCACAGGACTTCGAACCGACGGGTGTGACATTCACAACTCCCGGTGTACAGACGATCGTGCTGACCGCATGGGATAACGACGGTATTGCTTCCGTATTTGCACAGCAGGTCAATGTTGCCGCACGTCCGATCGCGGCGTTTGGCTTTACGGGCTCCTGCTTCGGTGACCTGACGGAATTCCAGGACTCGACTGATTCCGGCGGTGGGGCGGTCACCAGTTGGAATTGGCAATTCGGTACCGGGGATTCCTCGAATTCCCAAAACCCGGTTTACGTATATCCTGCGGCCGGAAACTACCCGGTTTCACTCACCGTTTCGGGAAGCGCGGGCTGTTCCAGCACGATCCTGGACACGGTGCGCATCACCCCACTGCCGGTGGCAGCCTTCACAACCGGTACTGGTTGTTCGGAAACACTGATCGATTTCACCGACCTTTCCTTTGCTCCTTCCGACACGATTACTACCTGGCATTGGGAATTCGGAACAGGAGATACCTCGGATCTCCAATCGCCACAGTATGCCTTCACCACCGGGGGGAACTATACGATCTCCCTTACCATCACAAACTCCATCGGATGCAGCGCCGGAAGTACGGATGTCCTTTTCGTCAATGACCGTCCGCGAGCCGCCTTCGATGCGACCAATACGTGTGTCGGACAACAAGTACAGTTCGTTGACCTGACCGATATCAGCGGAGCAGCGATCATCGACCGAAGCTGGGATTTTGGCGACGGACAAACGAGCACAAGCACGAACCCCGGTCATATCTATACGGGCGGGGTGGCAGATTACGCGGTTCAATACATCGTCACAGCCGACAACGGGTGTATCGATACCGTAGATCAGGTCATTCGAATCAACAATATCCCAACGCCCAATTTCACTTTTCTTCCTACAACCGCTTGTCAGGGTAGTGAAGTCCGGTTTACCGATCTGTCCGTAGTGACAGGCGACACCATCAGCGGATGGCGCTGGAATTTCGGTGATGGTACACTGGACACCGTACCCAACCCGATCCACCGGTTTTATACGCCGGGGCAGAATACGATCAGCCTGATTGCTTACGCTCCGAGTAATTGCCCCAGTTCCATATTCCAACAGACCATAGACATTATTGAAAGTCCGGTAGCGGACTTCGTAGTCGACGAAGCATGCGACGGGGTTGCGATCGGTTTCACGGACCTTTCGACCGCACCAAGTGGTTCGAGTATACAACGCTACGAATGGGACTTTGGAGACGGCGACACCGCCATGTCGGCCAACCCATCCCATCTTTATCCGGGAATCGGGACCTTTCCCGTCGTCCTGACGGTAATGTCCAACTTCGGATGCACCGACAGCGTCAGTCAATTAGTCAGCGTCCATCCCTACCCGACCGCCTCCTTCACCTACATCAATCCCTGTGAAGGGCAGCCGATGCAGTTTACTCAGACGAGTACAGTGGACACTCCTTCGGTCGTCAGTACGTTCTATTGGAACTTTGGCGACTTCGGCAGTTCCCAAAATACGTCCAGCCTGGAACACCCCAGCCACATCTATTCTTCGCTTCAGAGCTATACCGTGTACCTGGTAGCCACAACGGATTACGGCTGCAGCGATACCGCCGCGCAAACCGTTCAGATCAATCCGGCTGCTCCGGTGAATTTCAATTATTCGCCAACGTGCTATGGAGAGCTCATGGAATTCTTCAATCCCGGCTCGGCGCAAGACAGTCTTTTCTTATGGAACTTTGGCGATAATCAGACCAATCAGGTACAGGAACCTGCGCATTACTATGCCTTCCCCGGTACTTATACCGTAACACTAACGGTCACCTCGTTCAGCGGGTGCATTTCAACCGCCAGTCGGCAGGTTACCGTAAGTCCGATACCGGAAGCCGGCTTTTCGACACAGCCCGCCTGCGTGAATACTGAATACACGTTTGTCGATACGAGTCGGATCAGCATCGGCAGTATCACCAACTGGACCTGGTCGCTTCCAGACGGCACGATGCTATCCGGATTCGCTCCTGTCTACACATTTGCCGACACCGGAACGCTCAGTGTAACCCTGGATGTCGTTTCGGATATCGGTTGTGAAGCCAGCGTCACCCGTGACATCCGGATCCATCCTTTACCGGTCGCCAATTTCGACTTCGATCCGCAGTTTGGGAATCCCCCGCTCGAAGTCAATTTTTCGGACCTCTCACAACTCGGACAAACCTATTCCTGGGATTTCGGCGACGGAGCAGGCAGTAGCCAGATGAATCCAACGCACCTCTACACCGATACCGGCTTATTCGTCATTACCGAATACGTGACGAGTCCGTTTGGCTGCGTTGATTCGATCCAAAAGAACATCTACGTGATCCGGCCGATCCTTGATCTTGCGGTGACAGGCGATTCCTCCTACATCGACGGCAATTACTTCCACATTGTCGCACGGGTGGCCAACCTCGGCACCCGTCCGATCGACCGATACCGCCTGGAAGCCCGTCTGGATGGCGGCAGCACGATACAGGAAGTTTCCAACGACCTGCTTCCCAACGGACCAACCGGTATCCAGTGGTACAATTTCCGGGCAGCCTTTCTGCTGAACGAAGGCGCGTCACCGGAATACTATTGTATTCGCGCGTTGGACCCGAACGATGAATCCGACGATGTTCCCGGAAACAACGAACGCTGCTTTAACCGGACCCCCAATCTGCTCATCAGCGATCCCTATCCGAATCCCTTTACGAACGAATCCGTTCTCGACGTCTTTTTGCCGAATTCGGATCAGCTTGAAGTTGCCCTGTTCGATGGCTCCGGCAAGGTCGTGCGGGACCTCTTTTCCGGTAAAGGCACTAAAGGCTTGAACCGCATTCGGGTATCCGGAAGCGGATTAGCTTCGGGCATTTACTCGCTTCGCGTGATTTTCCGCGACCAGGTAATCCAGCGTCACTTGATCAGAGGAAACGACCCACGCTAAAAGAGCGGCATTCTTGCTGTTTTTAAGGCATTTCGCTAGGTTTGTGGTGAAATGCCCGTAGAATACGAAATCCGACCGGCCAGCCGGACCCGCTTGAATCTGGCCGAGCTCTGGACCTATCGGGAACTGCTCTACTTTTTTATTTGGCGGGACATCAAGATCAAGTATAAGCAGACTGTGTTGGGCGCCTTGTGGGCCGTATTGCAGCCTTTCCTGCTCATGCTGGTCTTCACCGTTTTCTTTTCAAGGGCCTTAGGACTCAGCGACGCCAGCCTGCCGTACCCTGTTTTTGTTTATTCCGGCTTGATGTTATGGAACATCTTTTCCACCGGTGTAGCGAATGCGGGAAACAGCATGGTAGCGAACGCCAACATCATCAAGAAAATTTACTTTCCGAGGATCCTGATCCCGGTATCCTCCGTTCTTGCCAGCCTGGTCGATTTCATGATGACCTTCCTCTTGTTCGTCGGCATTTTGATCTACTACAAGGTCGAGATTCATTGGTTGAATCTGGCTATCGGCCTTCCCCTATCCGTACTGATCACCTTACTGGCAACCTTAGGTCTCGGCAGCCTCTTATCGGCACTGAATGTCAAGTACCGGGA
This genomic stretch from Bacteroidota bacterium harbors:
- a CDS encoding PKD domain-containing protein, whose translation is MNRLFLAFTTLLVLRTASPLLGQCPTANFNVQAQICAGDALQLVNNSSNAVRYEWDFCPGYLVNSPTLISDTTFSASYPGDITFALVDDTLFGFLSAMNNQAIVRFVYGNGPESAPTEITDLGNPGGLLTQPGDLALYQEQGKWYAIIADYSNLSVVRIAFGASLSNAPDSATTILPSAGSPLTAPRSIRLVQDPNGSIFGIVSNFTAATITILDFGTSILNTPTVSQTLSVPGTTFVLDCQPIRTCDRWMVLIAGYTSGKVLVGDFGNSLNNSPAFSEMNVLGQPSDLVTFRDGDHWRMVYTSFSGNELVRYDLGTDITLPTPTLLGGDGFGSLYPKGVSATRIGDAWYLSVLDIGNSRIRFMKDSHTCPAAISTSQDFEPTGVTFTTPGVQTIVLTAWDNDGIASVFAQQVNVAARPIAAFGFTGSCFGDLTEFQDSTDSGGGAVTSWNWQFGTGDSSNSQNPVYVYPAAGNYPVSLTVSGSAGCSSTILDTVRITPLPVAAFTTGTGCSETLIDFTDLSFAPSDTITTWHWEFGTGDTSDLQSPQYAFTTGGNYTISLTITNSIGCSAGSTDVLFVNDRPRAAFDATNTCVGQQVQFVDLTDISGAAIIDRSWDFGDGQTSTSTNPGHIYTGGVADYAVQYIVTADNGCIDTVDQVIRINNIPTPNFTFLPTTACQGSEVRFTDLSVVTGDTISGWRWNFGDGTLDTVPNPIHRFYTPGQNTISLIAYAPSNCPSSIFQQTIDIIESPVADFVVDEACDGVAIGFTDLSTAPSGSSIQRYEWDFGDGDTAMSANPSHLYPGIGTFPVVLTVMSNFGCTDSVSQLVSVHPYPTASFTYINPCEGQPMQFTQTSTVDTPSVVSTFYWNFGDFGSSQNTSSLEHPSHIYSSLQSYTVYLVATTDYGCSDTAAQTVQINPAAPVNFNYSPTCYGELMEFFNPGSAQDSLFLWNFGDNQTNQVQEPAHYYAFPGTYTVTLTVTSFSGCISTASRQVTVSPIPEAGFSTQPACVNTEYTFVDTSRISIGSITNWTWSLPDGTMLSGFAPVYTFADTGTLSVTLDVVSDIGCEASVTRDIRIHPLPVANFDFDPQFGNPPLEVNFSDLSQLGQTYSWDFGDGAGSSQMNPTHLYTDTGLFVITEYVTSPFGCVDSIQKNIYVIRPILDLAVTGDSSYIDGNYFHIVARVANLGTRPIDRYRLEARLDGGSTIQEVSNDLLPNGPTGIQWYNFRAAFLLNEGASPEYYCIRALDPNDESDDVPGNNERCFNRTPNLLISDPYPNPFTNESVLDVFLPNSDQLEVALFDGSGKVVRDLFSGKGTKGLNRIRVSGSGLASGIYSLRVIFRDQVIQRHLIRGNDPR
- the rdgB gene encoding RdgB/HAM1 family non-canonical purine NTP pyrophosphatase; its protein translation is MKLVFATQNSNKIKEVRSLLPSSIQLISLRDLETGEELPETGRTLEANASQKARYIYDKFGLNCFADDTGLEVEALGGRPGVWSARYAGPACRTEDNIRKVLTELKDVTNRAARFRTVIALIVDGEVYLYEGIVNGRISLEPSGTGGFGYDPVFIPDQESRTFAEMSLEEKNRISHRGMAIQAFISGLTTIVKERWR
- a CDS encoding ABC transporter permease, whose translation is MPVEYEIRPASRTRLNLAELWTYRELLYFFIWRDIKIKYKQTVLGALWAVLQPFLLMLVFTVFFSRALGLSDASLPYPVFVYSGLMLWNIFSTGVANAGNSMVANANIIKKIYFPRILIPVSSVLASLVDFMMTFLLFVGILIYYKVEIHWLNLAIGLPLSVLITLLATLGLGSLLSALNVKYRDFRYIIPFFLQVLFFVSPVIYPLNRLPWNWLNQLMQCNPLYGAIAIFRSAFDGSTPDAGICLISVTGALLLFITGLLYFRKTENYFADLS
- the gmd gene encoding GDP-mannose 4,6-dehydratase, whose protein sequence is MKVALITGITGQDGAYLAELLLQKGYMVHGIKRRSSLFNTDRIDHLYADPHEQNVRFKLHYGDLTDSTNLIRIIQEVQPDEIYNLGAMSHVMVSFETPEYTANADGVGTLRILEAIRLLGLTRKTKVYQASTSELYGLVQEIPQSERTPFYPRSPYAVAKLYAYWITVNYREAYGMYAVNGILFNHESPLRGETFVSRKITRGVARIALGLQQQLFLGNLDAKRDWGHAKDYVEAMWLMLQQEHPEDYVIATGTTTPVREFLKLAFEEVGISVEFTGSGSEERAYVTRCDHPEYQLKKGQLVMSVDPRYFRPTEVELLLGDATKARKNLGWVPKYDLRGLVKEMMAADVELFRKDKYLKEGGHKVFNYHE
- a CDS encoding GDP-L-fucose synthase codes for the protein MNKHDRIYIAGHNGMVGSAIVRALEASGYRNLLYRSSSELDLRDQAATKTFFEQERPDYVFLAAAKVGGIHANNIYRAEFLYDNLMIEANVIDAAWKFGVKKLLFLGSSCIYPKNSPQPLKEEYLLSGYLEQTNEPYAIAKIAGIKLCESYRKQYGANFIAAMPTNLYGPNDNYDLQQSHVLPALIRKFHEAKMQQAASVEIWGTGTPLREFLHVDDLAAACLQLMDHYDEAGFLNVGSGEEVSIRDLAELIRDITGFTGELRFDPSRPDGTARKLMDSSKIRSLGWSPKISLKNGISAVYKDYQAAFTPA